The Stappia sp. genome window below encodes:
- a CDS encoding MFS transporter: MRHDRAPIAAMMTTLAALSFAQGLLGQFVAQAIPLFLRDAGASSGQIAWIYLAAVPFVLRFVWGPLVDRTAGAARAGYGPWIVVTQVIACLCLAALCLVEPRAALPLLTVLCAAMMLAVGSQQVATGGWMVALLPPDRHARGPSVQAAASALAGLVLGGGILAGLGDLGWAPVVAAVLMVSGLVLLVPLVGAPLSIPVQAGARRPGLRSQFTLFRDRRARRLFGLAVFTGAACVIPYALKGVLLVDAGYTIAEAGLIGIVLGNIAGLVAALAARPLTDRFGGYAVLCGLGIAAALVLVAFLATAGIATLPVRAAGLVIAANALIFAGFTAERALLIPLCARARRATDYAVFTSLEALAAVVVGGAALALLDRAGLETVLGAGAFLSLFAAALAAREVRAQRLPKEVPTSCHPR, from the coding sequence ATGCGCCATGACCGGGCGCCGATCGCGGCGATGATGACGACGCTTGCCGCGCTGTCCTTCGCACAGGGTCTGCTGGGACAGTTCGTGGCGCAGGCCATCCCGCTGTTTCTGCGCGACGCCGGCGCGTCGTCGGGCCAGATCGCATGGATCTATCTGGCGGCCGTGCCCTTCGTGTTGCGCTTCGTCTGGGGACCGCTCGTCGACCGCACGGCCGGCGCGGCACGCGCGGGCTACGGTCCCTGGATCGTCGTTACCCAGGTCATCGCCTGCCTGTGTCTCGCGGCCCTTTGTCTTGTCGAGCCGCGCGCCGCCCTGCCGCTGCTGACCGTGCTCTGCGCGGCGATGATGCTCGCCGTCGGCAGCCAGCAGGTGGCGACCGGCGGCTGGATGGTGGCCCTGCTTCCGCCCGACCGGCACGCCCGGGGCCCCTCGGTGCAAGCCGCCGCCTCGGCCCTGGCCGGCCTGGTGCTCGGCGGCGGCATCCTCGCCGGGCTCGGCGATCTCGGGTGGGCCCCGGTGGTCGCCGCGGTCCTGATGGTGTCCGGGCTGGTGCTGCTGGTCCCCCTCGTCGGCGCGCCGCTGTCGATCCCGGTGCAGGCCGGCGCACGCCGGCCCGGACTGCGCAGCCAGTTCACCCTGTTTCGCGATCGCCGCGCGCGGCGCCTGTTCGGCCTTGCCGTGTTCACCGGCGCCGCCTGTGTGATCCCCTATGCGCTGAAGGGCGTGCTGCTCGTGGACGCGGGCTACACCATTGCCGAGGCCGGGTTGATCGGCATCGTCCTCGGCAACATCGCCGGTCTTGTCGCGGCCCTCGCCGCGCGCCCGCTGACCGACCGTTTCGGCGGATATGCCGTGCTGTGCGGCCTCGGGATCGCCGCAGCCCTGGTTCTGGTCGCATTCCTGGCAACGGCCGGCATCGCGACATTGCCGGTGCGCGCGGCCGGGCTCGTGATCGCCGCCAATGCGCTGATCTTCGCGGGCTTCACGGCGGAACGCGCCCTGCTGATCCCCTTGTGCGCAAGAGCCCGCCGGGCAACCGACTATGCCGTCTTCACCAGCCTCGAAGCGCTTGCCGCCGTGGTCGTCGGCGGGGCGGCGCTGGCGCTCCTCGACCGGGCAGGCCTCGAGACAGTGCTCGGTGCCGGGGCGTTTCTTTCCCTTTTCGCCGCCGCGCTGGCCGCACGCGAAGTCCGCGCGCAACGGCTCCCCAAGGAGGTTCCCACATCATGTCATCCCCGCTGA
- a CDS encoding siderophore-interacting protein, producing MSSPLTRPCPAERSSSTVALSDPDAAFSALCEDMAEHGLTPERPSAGCARVEVDGMTLSLQTSANHLVIDVTAPGASGLFFLKEAVTQHILRIDAAAGAAMTWSDGGAADRPPNFQEGRVEGVDHLGDDLLRLDLSVADAGAFARDGLHVKAMIPARHDRPPVWPRVAANGTTIWPKGADELHVRYYTLRRVDVEAGRVWIDVVLHPGGRIAGWCETARPGARIGLMGPGGGALPAGDGPALIVGDRTALPAIARLLEDMPDAPRATVVVPRVRLRDGGAYLPDSTHDLVELDPTIFTDPSALSEAVGDAARLAGGPARAWFGGEFDAALAMRRLFRQELGLSKGTQMSVAYWRRGRVTDASAADEH from the coding sequence ATGTCATCCCCGCTGACCCGGCCGTGCCCCGCCGAGCGGTCCTCCAGCACCGTGGCGCTGAGCGATCCGGACGCTGCGTTCTCCGCCCTGTGCGAGGATATGGCGGAGCATGGCCTCACCCCCGAACGGCCGTCGGCCGGCTGCGCGCGGGTCGAGGTCGACGGCATGACGCTGTCGCTGCAAACCTCGGCCAATCACCTCGTGATCGACGTTACCGCCCCCGGCGCCAGCGGGCTTTTCTTCCTCAAGGAGGCGGTGACGCAGCATATTCTGCGGATCGATGCCGCCGCCGGCGCGGCGATGACCTGGTCGGACGGCGGTGCGGCCGACCGCCCCCCGAATTTTCAGGAAGGGCGCGTGGAAGGGGTCGATCATCTCGGCGACGATCTGCTCCGCCTGGACCTCTCCGTGGCCGACGCAGGGGCCTTCGCCCGGGACGGATTGCACGTCAAGGCGATGATCCCGGCGCGACACGACCGCCCGCCCGTGTGGCCCCGCGTCGCCGCCAACGGCACGACCATCTGGCCGAAGGGGGCGGATGAACTGCACGTGCGCTATTACACGCTGCGCCGGGTCGATGTTGAGGCCGGGCGGGTGTGGATCGATGTGGTTCTGCATCCGGGCGGGCGGATCGCGGGCTGGTGCGAAACCGCGCGCCCCGGCGCGCGCATCGGTCTCATGGGGCCGGGCGGCGGCGCGCTTCCGGCGGGCGACGGGCCCGCGCTGATCGTCGGCGACCGCACCGCGCTTCCCGCCATCGCCCGGCTTCTGGAGGACATGCCGGACGCACCGCGCGCCACCGTCGTGGTTCCGCGTGTCCGCTTGCGCGATGGGGGGGCCTATCTGCCGGACAGCACCCACGACCTCGTGGAACTCGACCCGACGATCTTCACCGACCCGTCGGCCTTGAGCGAGGCGGTGGGCGATGCCGCACGGCTCGCCGGCGGTCCGGCCCGTGCCTGGTTCGGCGGCGAGTTCGACGCGGCGCTGGCCATGCGCCGGTTGTTTCGCCAGGAGCTGGGACTGAGCAAGGGGACGCAGATGAGCGTCGCCTATTGGCGCCGCGGCCGGGTCACCGACGCCTCGGCCGCGGACGAGCATTGA
- the phnX gene encoding phosphonoacetaldehyde hydrolase, whose translation MTKLEAAVFDWAGTMVDFGSRAPMGAFVKVFRDFDIELTVEEARGPMGLPKLDHIRELGKLDSVASQWRKVHGGDFDEAAARRIYEVFVPLNAAVVTDYADLVPGAADAVRALRARGLRIGSTTGYTRDIMERVLPLAEAQGYAPDNLVCAEDLWTGRPTAVMMWKCFLDLQIDDAAKVVKVDDTPVGIAEGVAAGTWTVGVAMTGNEVGLSAEDLAALSETERAAARARATARLEAAGAHFVIDTVADLPAIVEQIDARLAQGTRPLAA comes from the coding sequence ATGACGAAACTGGAAGCCGCCGTGTTCGACTGGGCCGGCACGATGGTCGATTTCGGCTCGCGCGCGCCCATGGGAGCCTTCGTCAAGGTCTTCCGCGACTTCGACATCGAACTGACGGTCGAGGAAGCACGCGGTCCGATGGGGCTGCCCAAGCTCGACCACATCCGCGAACTCGGCAAGCTCGACAGCGTCGCCAGCCAGTGGCGCAAGGTCCATGGCGGCGATTTCGACGAAGCGGCGGCGCGGCGCATCTATGAGGTCTTCGTGCCGCTCAATGCCGCCGTCGTCACCGACTACGCCGATCTGGTGCCCGGCGCGGCCGACGCGGTGCGCGCGTTGCGGGCGCGCGGGCTGAGGATCGGCTCCACCACCGGCTACACCCGCGACATCATGGAGCGCGTTCTGCCGCTCGCCGAGGCGCAGGGCTATGCGCCGGACAATCTGGTGTGCGCGGAGGATCTGTGGACCGGCCGCCCGACGGCGGTGATGATGTGGAAGTGTTTCCTCGATCTCCAGATCGACGATGCGGCAAAGGTGGTGAAGGTCGACGACACGCCGGTCGGCATCGCCGAAGGCGTCGCGGCCGGGACCTGGACGGTGGGCGTGGCCATGACCGGCAACGAGGTCGGCCTGTCGGCGGAGGACCTCGCCGCGCTGTCGGAGACGGAGCGCGCGGCGGCCCGCGCGCGCGCCACCGCCCGGCTCGAGGCGGCGGGGGCGCATTTCGTCATCGACACGGTGGCGGATCTGCCCGCAATCGTGGAGCAGATCGATGCGCGTCTGGCGCAAGGGACGCGGCCGCTGGCGGCGTAG
- a CDS encoding TIGR03364 family FAD-dependent oxidoreductase, whose amino-acid sequence MSTSSYDIAVVGAGIIGLATAHAARQRGKRVVVIDREAHAVGASVRNFGFVTVTGQQRGTHWARAKRSRDVWLEVGPKAGVDVLHRGLVVVGRRPEAGEVLSAFLETEMGEGCRLIDTREAREHVPSLRADDAAAILYSPHEARVESKDAVPRLAAWLEESQGVTFLRNTQVHAVEDGRLETSRGTIEAGGVIVCPGDDLKSLFPDRLRAAGLRVCTLQMLRVAPQVPTRLGAAVMSDLSLVRYEGYAALPQARALRGVLDREQADELAAGIHLIAVQSADGSLVVGDSHVYGEAPEPFASERVDNLILGELDRVLDLPGRQVVERWTGTYASADDVILFDRPSDAVRLLVVTGGTGASTAFALGEEVVADLLDS is encoded by the coding sequence ATGAGCACATCCTCCTACGACATCGCGGTCGTCGGGGCCGGGATCATCGGTCTGGCGACGGCCCATGCGGCCCGCCAGCGCGGCAAGCGCGTGGTCGTGATCGACCGCGAGGCGCACGCCGTCGGCGCCTCGGTGCGCAACTTCGGGTTCGTCACGGTCACCGGTCAGCAGCGCGGCACGCATTGGGCCCGGGCAAAGCGCAGCCGCGACGTCTGGCTCGAGGTGGGACCGAAGGCGGGCGTCGACGTGCTGCATCGCGGCCTCGTGGTGGTCGGCCGGCGTCCGGAGGCGGGCGAGGTGCTGTCCGCCTTTCTCGAGACGGAGATGGGCGAGGGCTGCCGGCTGATCGATACGCGCGAGGCGCGCGAGCATGTGCCGTCACTGCGCGCCGACGACGCGGCGGCGATCCTCTACAGCCCGCATGAGGCGCGCGTGGAGAGCAAGGACGCGGTGCCGCGGCTCGCCGCCTGGCTGGAGGAAAGCCAGGGCGTGACCTTTCTGCGCAACACCCAGGTGCATGCGGTGGAGGACGGCCGGCTGGAGACCTCGCGCGGCACGATCGAGGCCGGCGGCGTCATCGTCTGTCCGGGCGACGACCTCAAGTCGCTCTTTCCGGATCGGCTGCGTGCCGCGGGCCTCAGGGTCTGCACGCTGCAGATGCTGCGCGTCGCGCCGCAGGTGCCCACAAGGCTCGGCGCCGCCGTAATGTCCGATCTCAGCCTGGTGCGCTACGAGGGCTATGCGGCCCTGCCGCAGGCCCGGGCGCTGCGCGGCGTTTTGGACCGCGAACAGGCGGACGAGCTTGCCGCCGGCATTCATCTGATCGCCGTGCAGTCGGCGGACGGATCGCTCGTCGTCGGCGACAGCCATGTCTATGGCGAGGCGCCGGAGCCCTTCGCCAGCGAGCGGGTCGACAATCTGATCCTCGGCGAACTGGACCGGGTGCTGGACCTTCCCGGCCGCCAGGTGGTCGAGCGCTGGACCGGCACCTACGCGAGCGCGGACGACGTGATCCTTTTCGACCGCCCCAGCGACGCCGTGCGTCTGCTCGTGGTCACCGGCGGTACAGGCGCCTCCACGGCCTTCGCGCTCGGCGAGGAAGTGGTCGCCGATCTTCTCGACAGCTGA
- a CDS encoding LysR substrate-binding domain-containing protein produces the protein MVSISQLKAFEAVARTGSFTRAARELGVSQPSVSTQLRALESECAARLFLRDGHTLTLSRIGRALLPKARTVLLGLSDIDALLRDERGLETGHLRIGFSTHQYAMPLIADFMRRFPKISVETRMLGSLEIVQRLENGEIDAACITAKHPPKSCDAVFLRKDRVVAVTARDHPLAGRDTVTWRDLAGYPILQREKTSGTRQIIDEALAEAGLHLEVALELLSSEPVVSAASAGIGIGMALDGEFQDYGRLGPDAAFRLLRVEAPALTCNHYLVTLKGMREIGVIRALFEGVAEGVAVAADDGPAIPHKV, from the coding sequence ATGGTGTCCATCAGTCAGTTGAAGGCCTTCGAGGCCGTCGCGCGCACCGGCAGCTTCACGCGGGCGGCCCGCGAGCTCGGCGTGTCGCAGCCCTCGGTCTCCACGCAATTGCGGGCGCTGGAAAGCGAATGCGCCGCACGGCTGTTCCTGCGCGACGGGCACACGCTGACCCTCAGCCGGATCGGGCGGGCGCTGCTGCCCAAGGCGCGCACCGTCCTGCTCGGGCTCAGCGACATCGACGCGCTGCTGCGCGACGAGCGCGGTCTGGAAACGGGGCATTTGCGCATCGGCTTCTCGACCCATCAATACGCCATGCCGCTGATCGCCGATTTCATGCGCCGTTTCCCGAAAATCAGCGTCGAGACCCGCATGCTCGGCAGCCTCGAAATCGTCCAGCGGCTCGAAAACGGCGAGATCGACGCCGCCTGCATCACGGCGAAACACCCGCCGAAATCCTGCGATGCCGTGTTCCTGCGCAAGGACCGCGTCGTGGCGGTGACGGCGCGCGATCACCCGCTCGCCGGGCGTGACACGGTCACCTGGCGCGATCTCGCCGGATATCCGATCCTTCAGCGCGAGAAGACCTCGGGCACCCGGCAGATCATCGACGAGGCGCTGGCCGAGGCGGGGCTTCACCTGGAGGTGGCGCTGGAGCTGCTGTCTTCCGAGCCGGTGGTGTCGGCGGCGTCCGCCGGCATCGGCATCGGCATGGCGCTCGACGGCGAATTCCAGGATTACGGCCGGCTCGGGCCGGACGCCGCCTTTCGTCTGCTGCGGGTCGAGGCGCCGGCGCTCACCTGCAACCATTACCTCGTGACCTTGAAGGGCATGCGCGAGATCGGCGTCATCCGCGCGCTGTTCGAGGGGGTGGCCGAGGGGGTGGCGGTTGCAGCGGACGACGGGCCGGCGATCCCGCATAAGGTTTGA
- a CDS encoding sulfite reductase flavoprotein subunit alpha produces the protein MQHALPVAAADQGPSEIHILFGTQTGTTEMVASDIEDALVDKGFPVPAPRGLDEVEPRDLATLGTVLIVCSSYGDGGFPDAAAPFYEALTGPDAPDLSGVDFAVLGFGDSSYDDFCAAGRKLDEALAARGAARLHPRGSCDIVYETEAQAWTDGVLAVLEARRGQAPQPVAAPARPARSQDHRPARPQWTRANPFSARLIENERLSGPGSDKDMRHFRIDLGPEGPAYTAGDALNVLPENDPDLIAGWLARTTASPDAPLPGHDRAFAEMLRDGLEISRPSRDLIALVAQRSGDAELARLLVNGDREALDAWLWDKDALDLLSLVPDLRLTAEEAATVLRPLQHRSYSIASSAKVAPQTVDLTVSVVRYHSHGRRHGGVCSTFLADRLRPGQTVRVFVSPNTAFRVPADPSVPMIMVGPGAGIAPFLGFLEERAALGADGMNWLIFGDRTQAQDFIYRERLARWQKDGLLTRLDLAFSRDQASKVYVQDRLRDAGADLFAALEQGGHIYVCGDALRMAPDVDDALHAIVRDHGGLDEDGARDYVARLRKDKRYLRDVY, from the coding sequence ATGCAACACGCTCTTCCCGTTGCCGCGGCCGACCAGGGTCCGTCCGAGATCCATATCCTGTTCGGAACCCAGACCGGCACCACCGAAATGGTGGCCTCCGACATCGAGGATGCGCTGGTCGACAAGGGATTTCCGGTGCCGGCCCCGCGCGGTCTCGACGAGGTCGAGCCGCGGGATCTTGCGACGCTCGGCACCGTCCTGATCGTGTGCTCGAGCTACGGCGACGGCGGGTTCCCGGACGCGGCCGCTCCCTTCTACGAGGCGCTGACGGGGCCGGACGCCCCGGACCTGAGCGGGGTCGACTTCGCGGTGCTGGGGTTCGGCGACAGCAGCTACGACGATTTCTGCGCCGCCGGGCGCAAGCTGGACGAGGCGCTCGCGGCGCGCGGCGCCGCGCGTCTTCATCCCCGCGGCAGTTGCGACATCGTCTATGAAACCGAGGCGCAGGCCTGGACGGACGGGGTGCTCGCGGTGCTGGAGGCCCGACGCGGGCAGGCGCCGCAACCGGTGGCCGCCCCCGCCCGGCCCGCCCGGTCCCAAGACCACAGGCCGGCCCGCCCGCAATGGACACGGGCCAATCCCTTTTCCGCGCGGCTGATCGAGAACGAGCGCCTGTCCGGCCCCGGCTCGGACAAGGACATGCGCCATTTCCGCATCGACCTCGGTCCCGAAGGGCCGGCTTACACGGCCGGCGACGCGCTGAACGTCCTGCCGGAAAACGATCCCGACCTGATCGCCGGCTGGCTGGCGCGCACGACCGCGAGCCCGGATGCGCCCCTGCCGGGCCACGACCGCGCCTTTGCCGAGATGCTGCGCGACGGACTGGAGATCTCCCGGCCCTCGCGCGACCTGATCGCCCTGGTCGCACAGCGCAGCGGCGACGCCGAACTTGCGCGCCTGCTGGTCAACGGCGACCGCGAGGCCCTGGACGCCTGGCTGTGGGACAAGGATGCGCTGGACCTCCTGTCGCTCGTCCCCGACCTGCGGCTGACGGCGGAGGAAGCGGCAACGGTCCTTCGCCCGCTCCAGCACCGCTCCTATTCCATCGCCTCGAGCGCAAAGGTCGCCCCGCAGACGGTCGACCTGACGGTCTCGGTCGTGCGCTATCACAGTCATGGACGTCGCCACGGCGGCGTGTGCTCCACCTTCCTCGCCGACCGCCTGCGGCCGGGCCAAACGGTTCGGGTGTTCGTGTCCCCCAACACCGCCTTCCGCGTGCCGGCCGATCCGTCGGTGCCGATGATCATGGTCGGCCCCGGCGCGGGGATCGCGCCCTTCCTGGGCTTTCTCGAGGAGCGCGCCGCCCTTGGCGCCGACGGGATGAACTGGCTGATCTTCGGCGATCGCACGCAGGCGCAGGATTTCATCTACCGCGAGCGGCTGGCGCGCTGGCAGAAGGACGGGCTGCTGACACGCCTCGACCTCGCCTTCTCCCGCGACCAGGCATCGAAGGTCTATGTGCAGGACCGTTTGCGGGACGCCGGCGCCGATCTCTTCGCCGCGCTGGAGCAAGGCGGACACATCTACGTCTGCGGCGATGCGCTGCGCATGGCGCCCGACGTCGACGACGCCCTGCACGCCATTGTCCGCGATCACGGCGGGCTGGACGAGGACGGCGCGCGCGACTACGTGGCGCGCCTGCGCAAGGACAAGCGCTATCTGCGCGACGTCTACTGA
- a CDS encoding type 1 glutamine amidotransferase, protein MTRICIIENGLVPERLRARHGLYPDMARAWLAPHLPEAEFTTVSVVSGEPLPATPSDFDGYLLTGSKYGVYDDLPWMRDLRAFLPVLAEARIPMFGICFGHQIMAAAFGAQVRKSDKGVATGPQLYSHDGLGMEPREVLVFHQDQVETPPRAGRAAGGNDFCPLGVIAYDFPAFSVQYHPEFSKTFMQDLTEDLAGEWITREHADQAKALLAEAEVDTDALGEKVAALMRGEAAVYPGA, encoded by the coding sequence ATGACCAGGATCTGCATCATCGAGAACGGACTGGTGCCCGAGCGATTGCGGGCACGGCACGGATTGTATCCGGACATGGCGCGGGCGTGGCTCGCGCCGCATCTGCCCGAGGCCGAGTTCACGACCGTCAGCGTGGTGTCGGGCGAGCCGCTGCCGGCCACGCCGTCCGATTTCGACGGCTACCTGCTGACCGGCTCCAAATATGGCGTCTACGACGACCTCCCGTGGATGCGCGATCTTCGTGCGTTTCTTCCGGTCCTGGCCGAGGCCCGCATTCCCATGTTCGGGATCTGCTTCGGGCACCAGATCATGGCCGCGGCCTTCGGGGCGCAGGTGCGCAAATCCGACAAGGGGGTCGCCACCGGACCGCAGCTCTACAGTCATGACGGGTTGGGAATGGAGCCGCGCGAGGTGCTCGTGTTTCATCAGGATCAGGTCGAAACGCCGCCGCGTGCCGGGCGGGCGGCCGGCGGCAACGACTTCTGCCCGCTGGGCGTGATCGCCTACGACTTCCCCGCGTTCAGCGTCCAGTATCACCCCGAGTTCAGCAAGACCTTCATGCAGGATCTGACGGAGGACCTGGCGGGAGAGTGGATCACGCGCGAGCACGCCGACCAGGCGAAGGCATTGCTCGCCGAAGCCGAGGTGGACACCGATGCTCTCGGGGAGAAAGTCGCGGCGCTGATGCGCGGGGAGGCCGCCGTCTATCCCGGCGCCTGA
- a CDS encoding aldehyde dehydrogenase family protein yields the protein MQISSIPATAADWHRLADGYSYETRMFIDGALCDAAEGGRYESVNPATGRVIAAMSAGTQVDVDRAVAAARRAFRAGVWSRLAPRGRMDVLLRFADLIAAHAADFALLDSVEMGKTVSGMLGFDIPSAVANIRFAAEAIDKVEGAVTATARSALHYTLRQPLGVVGLIVPWNYPMLMASWKLGPALAMGNSVVLKPAQQSGMSAVLLARLFAEAGGPAGVFNVVNGSGARAGQALARHMDVDKIGFTGSVPVGGLMMRYAGESNLKHVTTECGGKSPQVILADCDLDRAVDNAVHGIYSNQGEVCAAGSRIMVERAIHEEFLQRFIDRTAALYRPGDPLDPACGMGPLVDDRQHRTVCGYIARGLEEGARLAMGGGAPEGLEEGFYVAPTLFTEAHNDMTIAQEEIFGPVGVVMPIDDMEQGLELANSSIFGLGASVWTGDLARAHRFARDVESGMVWVNTFFDQDPTAPWGGVKQSGNGRDKCREALNQYSQIKSVWVHLGD from the coding sequence ATGCAAATCTCTTCGATCCCGGCGACGGCGGCCGACTGGCATCGCCTCGCCGACGGCTATTCCTACGAAACGCGCATGTTCATCGACGGGGCGCTGTGCGATGCCGCCGAGGGCGGCCGCTACGAGAGCGTCAATCCGGCCACCGGCCGGGTCATCGCCGCCATGTCGGCCGGCACGCAGGTGGATGTCGACCGCGCCGTGGCCGCCGCGCGCCGGGCGTTTCGCGCCGGCGTCTGGTCGCGTCTCGCTCCGCGCGGGCGCATGGACGTTCTGCTACGCTTCGCCGATCTCATCGCGGCGCATGCCGCCGATTTCGCCCTGCTGGACAGCGTCGAGATGGGCAAGACCGTCTCCGGCATGCTGGGCTTCGACATTCCTTCGGCGGTGGCGAACATCCGCTTCGCCGCCGAGGCGATCGACAAGGTCGAGGGGGCGGTGACGGCGACCGCCCGAAGCGCGCTGCACTATACGCTGCGCCAGCCGCTCGGCGTGGTCGGACTGATCGTGCCGTGGAACTATCCGATGCTGATGGCGTCCTGGAAGCTCGGGCCGGCACTGGCGATGGGCAATTCCGTCGTGCTCAAGCCGGCGCAGCAAAGCGGCATGTCTGCGGTGCTGCTGGCGCGCCTCTTCGCGGAGGCCGGCGGGCCGGCGGGTGTCTTCAACGTCGTCAACGGCTCCGGCGCGCGCGCCGGGCAGGCGCTTGCCCGGCACATGGACGTCGACAAGATCGGCTTCACCGGCTCCGTCCCGGTCGGCGGACTGATGATGCGCTACGCGGGCGAGTCCAATCTCAAGCATGTCACCACCGAGTGCGGGGGCAAGTCGCCGCAGGTGATCCTCGCGGACTGCGATCTCGACCGGGCCGTCGATAACGCGGTCCACGGGATCTATTCCAACCAGGGCGAGGTGTGCGCCGCCGGGTCGCGGATCATGGTCGAGCGCGCCATCCATGAGGAATTTCTGCAGCGCTTCATCGACAGAACCGCAGCACTCTACCGCCCCGGCGACCCGCTCGATCCCGCGTGCGGGATGGGGCCGCTCGTCGATGACCGACAGCACCGCACGGTGTGCGGTTACATCGCGCGCGGGCTCGAGGAAGGCGCCCGCCTCGCGATGGGCGGCGGCGCGCCGGAGGGCCTGGAGGAGGGGTTCTACGTCGCCCCGACGCTTTTCACCGAGGCGCATAACGACATGACGATCGCGCAAGAGGAGATCTTCGGGCCCGTCGGCGTCGTGATGCCGATCGACGACATGGAGCAGGGGCTGGAGCTTGCCAACAGTTCGATCTTCGGGCTGGGGGCCTCGGTGTGGACCGGCGACCTGGCGCGCGCGCACCGCTTCGCCCGCGACGTGGAGAGCGGCATGGTCTGGGTGAACACCTTCTTCGATCAGGATCCGACGGCGCCCTGGGGCGGGGTCAAGCAGTCAGGCAATGGCCGGGACAAGTGCCGGGAGGCGCTGAACCAGTATTCCCAGATCAAATCCGTGTGGGTGCACCTCGGCGACTGA
- a CDS encoding glutamine synthetase family protein has product MARDSMETRAECDLFREIADEARAERIARVRKKIDATGVKYIYYQFVTITGRVLGKALPARHWERTARKGIQTWIGGVTDVAADMHGQLYGFSANDGELLALPDPETFVQLPWDKSVGRVFCTLFHSLEEERDAGMYFKCDVRGNLKRFEREFRDDHDGLHLRLGLEPEMLWLRPTNDGSLFPYEGITDPHAYHIGQFEAVRHLWTQIYEYGEAMGLDMVQGDVEDAPGLLELNFNFDNALRTCDRLTTYRQIADEVARQHGLVACFMAKPMVGYPALGCHHNCSLWRGDQDEIVRTVGGELPGMEEVFTHNRGGRNEFENPDGSWMPSELGLHALGGALKHIGALTAIGASTVNSYRRFADLGLWAPVGANWGPQNRSCTIRISSPDRFEFRAVDAMVNPYLFCGALLKAIDEGLREKIDPGPAETRNVVEVMKSGEHVDLIPMNLQEALDALAADPIVLQAMPGRLHELYDLMKRDDWQRFLKEVTSWDIERYMHCLP; this is encoded by the coding sequence ATGGCCAGAGACAGCATGGAAACCCGCGCCGAATGCGACCTGTTTCGCGAGATCGCGGACGAGGCGCGCGCCGAGCGCATCGCCCGCGTGCGCAAGAAGATCGACGCGACCGGCGTGAAATACATCTACTACCAGTTCGTGACGATCACCGGCCGCGTTCTGGGCAAGGCGCTGCCCGCGCGCCACTGGGAGCGCACCGCCAGAAAGGGCATCCAGACCTGGATCGGCGGCGTGACCGACGTGGCCGCGGACATGCACGGCCAGCTTTACGGGTTCTCCGCCAATGACGGCGAGTTGCTGGCCCTGCCGGATCCCGAGACCTTCGTCCAGCTGCCGTGGGACAAGTCCGTCGGGCGCGTCTTCTGCACGCTGTTCCACAGCCTGGAGGAGGAACGCGACGCGGGCATGTACTTCAAGTGCGACGTCCGGGGCAACCTCAAGCGGTTCGAGCGCGAGTTCCGCGACGATCACGACGGGCTGCACCTGCGCCTCGGGCTGGAGCCGGAAATGCTCTGGCTGCGTCCCACCAACGACGGCAGCCTTTTCCCCTATGAGGGCATCACCGATCCGCACGCCTATCATATCGGGCAGTTCGAGGCGGTCCGCCATCTGTGGACGCAGATCTATGAATATGGCGAGGCGATGGGGCTCGACATGGTGCAGGGCGACGTGGAGGACGCGCCCGGCCTGCTGGAGCTGAATTTCAACTTCGACAATGCGCTGCGCACCTGCGACCGGCTGACGACCTATCGCCAGATCGCCGACGAGGTGGCGCGCCAGCACGGGTTGGTCGCCTGTTTCATGGCGAAACCCATGGTCGGCTATCCCGCTCTGGGCTGCCACCACAATTGCTCCTTGTGGCGGGGCGACCAGGACGAGATCGTGCGCACGGTCGGGGGCGAGTTGCCCGGCATGGAAGAGGTCTTCACCCACAATCGCGGCGGGCGGAACGAGTTCGAGAACCCCGACGGCTCTTGGATGCCGTCCGAGCTCGGCCTGCACGCGCTGGGCGGGGCGCTGAAGCACATCGGTGCGCTCACGGCCATCGGCGCGTCGACGGTCAACTCCTACCGCCGCTTCGCCGATCTCGGGCTGTGGGCGCCGGTGGGCGCGAACTGGGGGCCGCAGAACCGGTCCTGCACGATCCGCATTTCCTCGCCCGACCGGTTCGAGTTCCGCGCGGTCGATGCGATGGTGAACCCCTATCTCTTCTGCGGCGCGCTGCTGAAGGCCATCGACGAGGGCCTGCGCGAGAAGATCGATCCGGGGCCGGCCGAGACCCGCAACGTGGTGGAGGTCATGAAGTCGGGCGAGCATGTCGATCTCATCCCGATGAACCTTCAGGAAGCGCTGGACGCGCTCGCCGCCGATCCGATCGTGCTTCAGGCGATGCCCGGCCGGCTGCACGAGCTCTACGACCTGATGAAACGCGACGACTGGCAGCGTTTCCTCAAGGAAGTCACGAGCTGGGACATCGAGCGCTACATGCATTGTCTGCCGTGA